One region of Streptomyces sp. CG4 genomic DNA includes:
- a CDS encoding alpha-L-fucosidase: MPEYTSRRSVLAAMAAMTVATAVGSATVAAPAYAAPTAPQPLPLPALRIPRTDMGVEQQPDSTIQWLQDAKLGMFIHWGVYAGPAKGEWWMHSAPVTPADYRKYVTDATDEQFTADAYDPAAWARLAKDFGARYVTLTTRHHDGFALWPLNHPNSWNSGQAPLNRDFVKDYVAAVRAAGLKVGLYYSPIDWRYPGYYDVRGTHCAPNPWNYTTDPAHKENARVMKTEVYQSVKELVTRYGPIDDLWWDGGWVAEQGSDADGAFFWEPGRYRDPANEWPVDAVYGETDDDGRPLGLMGMVRKHQPGIVATSRSGWVGDYASDEGPSVPRGAIRTGLVEKVFSVGSTWGYNSDGTVMSYGTAMDILVNCWVRNMTVMVNVGPDRHGTVSDAQAGLLRRIGTFMTSYGRSVYGTRGGPWNPVDGQYGFTYKDDTFYVHLLPGYSGTSFTVPPLGDARIARAFDVRTGAGLAYSAGGDGRVTITGIDRTAHPEDSVIGVTLDRSVQPADIAAGRTATADSEESSKGNTAARAVDGSTSTRWCANDGGTGHWLKVDLGSPRSLTGTRIAWEMDGTNYRYTIEGSLDNRTWSTLADNTATTSTSQVQVAMFRARAQYVRVTVTGLPSGAWASIRNLEVYDRPFSTELGS; encoded by the coding sequence TTGCCGGAATACACCTCACGCAGATCGGTACTCGCCGCCATGGCGGCCATGACGGTGGCCACCGCGGTCGGTTCCGCCACGGTGGCGGCACCCGCGTACGCCGCGCCCACCGCACCCCAGCCACTGCCACTGCCCGCCCTGCGGATCCCGAGGACCGACATGGGGGTCGAGCAGCAGCCGGATTCCACGATCCAGTGGCTCCAGGACGCCAAGCTGGGCATGTTCATCCACTGGGGCGTGTACGCGGGCCCGGCCAAGGGCGAGTGGTGGATGCACAGCGCCCCGGTCACGCCGGCGGACTACCGGAAGTACGTCACCGACGCCACCGACGAGCAGTTCACCGCGGACGCCTACGACCCGGCGGCCTGGGCGCGGCTGGCCAAGGACTTCGGGGCGAGGTACGTGACGCTGACCACGCGCCACCACGACGGTTTCGCACTGTGGCCGCTGAACCATCCCAACAGCTGGAACTCGGGGCAGGCGCCGCTCAATCGTGACTTCGTCAAGGACTACGTCGCGGCGGTGCGGGCGGCGGGTCTGAAGGTGGGGCTGTACTACTCGCCGATCGACTGGCGCTATCCCGGCTACTACGACGTCCGCGGCACCCACTGCGCGCCCAACCCCTGGAACTACACCACCGATCCCGCGCACAAGGAGAACGCGCGGGTCATGAAGACCGAGGTGTACCAGTCGGTCAAGGAACTGGTCACCCGGTACGGCCCGATCGACGACCTGTGGTGGGACGGCGGCTGGGTGGCGGAGCAGGGCAGCGACGCGGACGGCGCGTTCTTCTGGGAGCCCGGCCGGTACCGCGACCCCGCCAACGAGTGGCCGGTGGACGCCGTCTACGGCGAGACGGACGACGACGGCAGGCCGCTCGGTCTGATGGGCATGGTGCGCAAGCACCAGCCCGGGATCGTCGCCACCTCACGCTCGGGCTGGGTGGGCGACTACGCCAGCGACGAGGGCCCTTCCGTCCCGCGCGGGGCGATCCGCACCGGCCTCGTCGAGAAGGTGTTCAGCGTCGGCAGCACCTGGGGCTACAACTCCGATGGCACCGTGATGAGTTACGGCACCGCCATGGACATCCTGGTCAACTGCTGGGTGCGGAACATGACCGTGATGGTCAATGTCGGCCCCGACCGACACGGCACGGTGTCCGACGCCCAGGCCGGGCTGCTGCGGCGGATCGGCACCTTCATGACGTCCTACGGCCGGTCGGTCTACGGGACCCGCGGCGGCCCGTGGAACCCGGTCGACGGCCAGTACGGCTTCACCTACAAGGACGACACCTTCTACGTGCACCTGCTGCCCGGCTACAGCGGCACCTCGTTCACCGTCCCGCCGCTCGGTGACGCCAGGATCGCGCGGGCCTTCGATGTGCGCACCGGTGCCGGGCTGGCGTACTCGGCCGGCGGCGACGGCCGGGTGACGATCACCGGCATCGACCGCACCGCCCATCCAGAGGACAGCGTCATCGGCGTCACGCTGGACCGGTCCGTGCAGCCGGCCGACATCGCCGCCGGCCGGACGGCGACGGCCGACAGCGAGGAGTCCTCGAAGGGCAACACCGCCGCGAGGGCGGTGGACGGTTCCACCTCGACCCGGTGGTGCGCGAACGACGGCGGCACCGGCCACTGGCTCAAGGTCGACCTCGGCTCGCCCCGCTCACTGACCGGCACCCGCATCGCCTGGGAGATGGACGGGACCAACTACCGGTACACGATCGAGGGTTCCCTCGACAACCGCACGTGGAGCACGCTGGCCGACAACACGGCCACCACCAGCACCAGCCAGGTCCAGGTGGCCATGTTCCGCGCTCGGGCACAGTATGTGCGTGTCACGGTCACCGGGTTGCCTTCCGGGGCATGGGCGTCCATACGCAACCTCGAGGTCTACGACCGGCCCTTCTCCACCGAGCTGGGATCGTAG
- a CDS encoding cellulase family glycosylhydrolase has protein sequence MKDIRHPARHHSRGSGRLAALLLTLLAIVGLTSGTTMAAADDGPAHPARTQVRVPASAKDAVAAMQPSWNLGNTLDAIPDETSWGNPAVTKPLFDTIRAQGFRSVRIPVTWTDHQSATAPYTIDAPFMNRVKQVVDWALADGLYVVINVHHDSWQWIADMTTNHDKVLARFDASWTQIATTFRNEPRTLLFESVNEPQFNHATPAQKTQFLDELNTSFHKIVRATGGGNTDRLLVLPTQGCTPSQSLMDGLSATIGALHDRNLVATVHYYSSYPFSVNIAGGTRYDASAQKDLTDAFARMHDTFVAKGIPVYLGEYGTLSWPDYNHPDPIERGEGLKYLEQLGYQAGVAGVTTALWDPFSYLNRSTLKWRDPALFAWIKSSWTTRSGTASFDKVFVAKSTPITAQSLTLSPNGTTFRGLWQGTKKLVSGRDYTVSGDRLTLTATALTRLTGNRAYGVNATLQARFSRGLPWNIDVITYDAPVLSSTTGTSASFALPTQYRGDVLATMEATYADGSNAGPADWTPYQQFNQSFSPDYAGGRITLTSDFLKALHDNAPVTLKFHFWSGAIVTYHVTKYGSSVTGTAS, from the coding sequence GTGAAGGACATACGGCACCCCGCACGCCACCACAGCCGCGGCTCCGGGCGCCTGGCCGCCCTGCTGCTGACGCTGCTCGCCATCGTGGGCCTGACCAGCGGCACCACGATGGCGGCGGCCGACGACGGCCCGGCGCACCCGGCGCGGACCCAGGTCAGGGTTCCGGCCTCCGCCAAGGACGCCGTGGCGGCCATGCAGCCCAGCTGGAACCTGGGCAACACGCTGGACGCCATCCCGGACGAGACCTCCTGGGGCAACCCCGCGGTCACCAAGCCCCTGTTCGACACCATCCGCGCGCAGGGCTTCCGCAGCGTCCGCATCCCGGTGACCTGGACCGACCACCAGTCCGCCACCGCGCCCTACACCATCGACGCCCCGTTCATGAACCGCGTCAAGCAGGTGGTCGACTGGGCGCTGGCCGACGGCCTGTACGTCGTGATCAACGTCCACCACGACTCGTGGCAGTGGATCGCTGACATGACCACCAACCACGACAAGGTGCTCGCCCGCTTCGACGCCTCCTGGACCCAGATCGCCACCACGTTCCGGAACGAGCCGCGCACCCTGCTCTTCGAGAGCGTCAACGAGCCGCAGTTCAACCACGCCACGCCCGCGCAGAAGACCCAGTTCCTGGACGAGCTGAACACCTCCTTCCACAAGATCGTCCGCGCCACGGGCGGCGGGAACACCGACCGCCTGCTCGTCCTGCCCACGCAGGGCTGCACACCCTCCCAGAGCCTCATGGACGGCCTGTCCGCCACGATCGGGGCACTGCACGACCGCAACCTGGTCGCCACCGTGCACTACTACAGCTCGTACCCGTTCAGCGTGAACATCGCGGGCGGCACCCGGTACGACGCCTCCGCCCAGAAGGACCTGACCGACGCCTTCGCCCGGATGCACGACACGTTCGTCGCCAAGGGAATCCCCGTCTACCTCGGCGAGTACGGCACGCTGAGCTGGCCCGACTACAACCATCCCGACCCCATCGAGCGGGGTGAGGGACTGAAGTACCTGGAGCAGCTTGGATACCAGGCGGGGGTCGCGGGGGTCACCACCGCCCTGTGGGACCCCTTCTCCTACCTGAACCGCTCCACCCTCAAGTGGCGTGACCCCGCCCTGTTCGCCTGGATCAAGTCGAGCTGGACCACCCGCTCGGGTACCGCCTCCTTCGACAAGGTCTTCGTAGCGAAGTCGACCCCGATCACGGCCCAGTCCCTCACCCTGAGCCCGAACGGCACCACCTTCCGGGGCCTGTGGCAGGGCACCAAGAAGCTGGTCTCGGGACGGGACTACACCGTGTCCGGCGACCGGCTCACCCTCACGGCCACCGCACTGACCCGGCTGACCGGCAACCGCGCGTACGGGGTGAACGCAACGCTCCAGGCCCGGTTCTCCCGCGGGCTGCCCTGGAACATCGACGTCATCACCTACGACGCCCCGGTGCTGTCGAGCACCACGGGCACGAGCGCCTCGTTCGCCCTTCCCACGCAGTACCGCGGTGACGTGCTGGCGACCATGGAGGCCACGTACGCCGACGGCAGCAACGCCGGACCGGCCGACTGGACCCCGTACCAGCAGTTCAACCAGTCCTTCTCGCCCGACTACGCGGGCGGCAGGATCACCCTGACGTCCGACTTCCTGAAGGCGCTGCACGACAACGCGCCGGTGACGCTGAAGTTCCACTTCTGGAGCGGCGCCATCGTCACGTACCACGTGACGAAGTACGGAAGCTCGGTGACCGGCACGGCGTCCTGA
- a CDS encoding alpha-galactosidase produces MTEEQHTIRWGHHALGLRIDLDEDGSPHLTHLGPPANGDASPVASLPLVEVTAAGHGRGWSGNRLVDTTIGGRLRHRSHHTAREGDWHTLTVQLHDPETGLAADVTYRSPDGVPVVRGKVTLRNEGRETLFLESVGSLVVGRLTAEGPAAIDAADLLWADNDWLAECRWQRRPMRLTSPVLSGRVHFGNGKGGFALTGQGSWSSCGHLPMGGLTDRHSGRTWVWQIEHSGGWRWECGERHGAAYTALFGPTDTHHGWRHALAPGASFSAVPAAVAFSADGGPDAAFAALTRYRRALRRPHPDHRRLPVIFNDYMNCLMGDPTTEKLLPLVDAAAEAGAEYFVIDAGWYDDGDGGWWTTVGAWEPAASRFPGQRGIHEVLDRIRERGMVPGLWLEPEVVGVHSPVAGILPDEAFFRRDGVRVVESGRYHLDLRHPAARAHLDRVVDRLAGEWGVGYLKLDHNIDPGSGTNSRPGESPGAGLLGHNRAHLDWLDGILDRHPHLVLENCSSGGMRWDHALLSRMQVQSTSDQQNLRLYAPIAASAPTAVTPEQGAVWAYPQPEDSLDEVAFTMANALLGRIHLSGRLPELRPEARALVHEAVTVYKALRADLAQAVPCWPLGLPAWDDPWLALALRSGSTTYLTAWRRPGTDTSATLRLPHLRGSHVRADLLYPSTSRATTAWHPDTGHLTVTLPTVPSAVLLRLSLPEAPSPDETSG; encoded by the coding sequence ATGACCGAGGAACAGCACACGATCCGCTGGGGGCACCACGCCCTTGGGCTCCGGATCGACCTCGACGAGGACGGCAGTCCCCACCTGACCCACCTCGGGCCGCCCGCCAACGGGGACGCGAGCCCCGTCGCCTCCCTGCCCCTGGTGGAGGTGACGGCCGCGGGGCACGGCCGCGGCTGGTCGGGCAACCGCCTCGTCGACACCACGATCGGCGGGCGGCTGCGCCACCGGTCCCACCACACGGCGCGCGAGGGCGACTGGCACACACTGACCGTCCAACTCCACGATCCGGAGACCGGGTTGGCCGCTGACGTGACATACCGTTCGCCCGACGGTGTGCCCGTCGTGCGCGGCAAGGTGACCCTGCGCAACGAAGGACGCGAGACACTGTTCCTGGAGTCGGTCGGCTCTCTCGTCGTGGGCCGCCTGACCGCGGAAGGTCCGGCGGCCATCGACGCCGCGGACCTGCTGTGGGCGGACAACGACTGGCTCGCCGAATGCCGGTGGCAGCGCCGTCCGATGCGCCTGACCTCGCCCGTCCTGAGCGGACGCGTGCACTTCGGCAACGGCAAAGGAGGGTTCGCCCTGACCGGGCAGGGCAGTTGGTCCAGCTGTGGTCATCTGCCCATGGGTGGACTGACGGACCGCCACTCCGGCCGCACCTGGGTGTGGCAGATCGAGCACAGCGGCGGCTGGCGTTGGGAGTGCGGCGAACGCCACGGCGCGGCGTACACGGCACTGTTCGGGCCGACCGACACGCACCACGGCTGGCGGCATGCCCTGGCACCCGGGGCGTCCTTCAGCGCCGTACCCGCCGCTGTGGCGTTCAGCGCCGACGGCGGACCGGACGCCGCGTTCGCCGCACTGACCCGCTACCGGCGCGCCCTGCGCCGCCCGCATCCCGACCACAGGCGACTGCCCGTCATCTTCAACGACTACATGAACTGCCTGATGGGAGACCCCACCACCGAGAAACTCCTGCCGTTGGTCGACGCGGCGGCCGAGGCCGGCGCCGAGTACTTCGTCATCGACGCCGGCTGGTACGACGACGGTGACGGCGGCTGGTGGACCACCGTCGGCGCCTGGGAACCGGCCGCCTCGCGCTTCCCCGGCCAGAGGGGCATCCACGAGGTGCTGGACCGGATCCGCGAACGCGGCATGGTCCCGGGGCTGTGGCTGGAACCGGAAGTGGTCGGCGTGCACAGCCCCGTGGCCGGGATCCTGCCCGACGAGGCGTTCTTCCGCCGCGACGGGGTCCGTGTCGTGGAGAGCGGCCGGTACCACCTGGACCTCCGTCACCCCGCCGCACGTGCCCACCTGGACCGGGTGGTGGACCGCCTGGCCGGCGAGTGGGGCGTCGGTTATCTCAAGCTCGACCACAACATCGACCCCGGTTCCGGGACCAACAGCCGTCCCGGCGAGTCGCCGGGCGCCGGGCTGCTCGGCCACAACCGCGCCCACCTCGACTGGCTCGACGGCATCCTCGACCGGCACCCCCACCTGGTGCTGGAGAACTGCTCCTCCGGCGGCATGCGATGGGACCACGCCCTGCTGTCCCGGATGCAGGTGCAGTCCACCAGTGACCAGCAGAACCTCCGGCTCTACGCGCCCATCGCGGCCTCGGCGCCCACCGCCGTCACCCCCGAGCAGGGCGCCGTCTGGGCCTACCCGCAGCCGGAGGACTCCCTCGACGAGGTCGCGTTCACGATGGCCAACGCCCTCCTGGGCCGTATCCACCTCTCCGGCCGACTGCCCGAACTGCGGCCCGAGGCCCGCGCCCTCGTCCACGAGGCGGTGACGGTATACAAGGCCCTCCGCGCCGACCTGGCACAGGCCGTGCCCTGCTGGCCCCTCGGCCTTCCCGCCTGGGACGACCCCTGGCTCGCGCTGGCCCTGCGCAGCGGCAGCACCACCTACCTCACGGCCTGGCGCCGACCCGGCACCGACACCTCCGCCACTCTCCGCCTGCCGCACCTGCGCGGCTCACACGTCCGCGCGGACCTGCTCTACCCCTCCACCAGCCGGGCCACCACCGCCTGGCACCCGGACACCGGCCACCTCACCGTGACCCTGCCGACCGTGCCCTCCGCCGTGCTGCTCCGGCTCAGCCTCCCCGAGGCGCCCTCTCCAGACGAAACATCCGGCTGA
- a CDS encoding beta-galactosidase: protein MTTRIITGRLGGLAFGGDYNPGQWDEPVWKEDDALMRRAGVNLVTVGVFSWALLEPEEGRYDFAWLDAHLERLHANGVAVDLATPTASPPPWFTLAHPDALPVTPDGTRLTHGSRDTYCLAAPAYRNAARRIASALAERYGDHPALALWHVHNEYATLCHCEHAAAAFRVWLRAHHGSLDALNEAWGTSFWSQRYTSWEQVLPPRATQWHKNPGQSLDFRRFWSDETVAAYREQRDAIRAHSDRPVTTNLMLPAYQNLDLWALARELDVVTSDHYPGAPGLDAAADAAFHADRVRSLGGGRPWLLMEQGTNTVYDSGRVLGKEPGEILRHTLGHIARGSEGALFFQWRQSRAGAETWHSAMVPHAGPDSRIFREVTRTGEAIARLGELAGSTVDASVAVLHDADAWWALSVDGLPSAGLGYHGELSRAHRALWDAGVTVDFAHAEHELSRYALVVAPALFLLSDAGAENLRRYVAGGGTLLVQHANGCVDDRMHARLGGYPAGPLREALGIRVEEHRPLRTDERIALSDGSHGSVWSESLRSEGAETLATYTHGMLTESPALTRHRFGTGQGWYVSTRLDDADYGALVRRLLQEAGVEPELPGLPGGVEAVTRHASDGRRWQFLLNHRADTVPLPDTAHDLLTGATVHELAPGGCAVLRRT from the coding sequence ATGACGACTCGCATCATCACCGGCCGTCTGGGCGGGCTCGCCTTCGGCGGGGACTACAACCCCGGGCAATGGGACGAGCCGGTCTGGAAGGAGGACGACGCACTCATGCGCCGGGCCGGGGTCAACCTGGTCACCGTGGGCGTCTTCTCCTGGGCCCTGCTCGAACCGGAGGAGGGACGCTACGACTTCGCCTGGCTCGACGCCCACCTGGAGCGCCTGCACGCGAACGGCGTGGCCGTCGACCTCGCCACACCGACGGCCTCCCCGCCGCCCTGGTTCACCCTCGCCCACCCCGACGCGCTCCCGGTCACACCCGACGGCACCCGTCTGACCCACGGCAGCCGCGACACCTACTGCCTGGCCGCACCCGCCTACCGGAACGCGGCCCGCAGGATCGCCTCGGCCCTCGCCGAACGGTACGGCGACCACCCGGCCCTCGCGCTGTGGCACGTGCACAACGAGTACGCCACCCTCTGCCACTGCGAGCACGCGGCGGCGGCCTTCCGGGTATGGCTGCGCGCCCACCACGGCTCACTGGACGCCCTCAACGAGGCCTGGGGAACGTCCTTCTGGAGCCAGCGCTACACCTCTTGGGAACAGGTGCTGCCGCCACGCGCGACGCAGTGGCACAAGAACCCGGGCCAGAGCCTGGACTTCCGCCGCTTCTGGTCCGACGAGACCGTCGCCGCCTACCGCGAGCAGCGCGACGCGATCCGCGCGCACAGCGACCGGCCGGTGACGACCAACCTGATGCTGCCCGCCTACCAGAACCTGGACCTGTGGGCCCTGGCCCGCGAGCTCGACGTGGTCACCTCCGATCACTACCCGGGGGCGCCGGGCCTGGACGCCGCCGCCGACGCCGCCTTCCACGCCGACCGCGTCCGTTCCCTGGGCGGCGGCCGCCCATGGCTGCTCATGGAACAGGGCACCAACACCGTCTACGACAGTGGCCGGGTGCTGGGCAAGGAGCCCGGGGAGATCCTGCGCCACACCCTCGGCCACATCGCGCGCGGTTCGGAGGGCGCGCTCTTCTTCCAGTGGCGGCAGTCCCGGGCCGGTGCCGAGACATGGCACTCGGCGATGGTCCCGCACGCGGGCCCCGACAGCCGTATCTTCCGCGAGGTCACCCGGACCGGCGAGGCGATCGCCCGGCTCGGCGAGCTGGCGGGTTCCACGGTCGACGCGTCCGTGGCCGTCCTGCACGACGCGGACGCCTGGTGGGCCCTGAGCGTTGACGGCCTGCCCTCCGCCGGCCTCGGTTACCACGGGGAGCTGAGCCGGGCGCATCGGGCGTTGTGGGACGCCGGCGTGACGGTCGACTTCGCCCATGCCGAGCACGAGTTGAGCCGCTACGCGCTCGTCGTCGCGCCGGCCCTGTTCCTCCTGTCCGACGCGGGCGCCGAGAACCTGCGCCGCTACGTCGCCGGCGGCGGGACGCTCCTCGTCCAGCACGCGAACGGATGCGTCGACGACCGCATGCACGCCCGGCTCGGCGGCTATCCCGCAGGGCCGCTGCGCGAGGCCCTGGGCATCCGTGTCGAGGAGCACCGCCCGCTGCGGACGGATGAGCGGATCGCCCTGTCGGACGGCTCGCACGGCTCGGTATGGAGCGAGTCCCTGCGCAGCGAGGGCGCCGAGACGCTCGCCACCTACACCCACGGCATGCTCACCGAAAGCCCGGCACTGACCCGGCACCGCTTCGGAACCGGACAGGGCTGGTACGTCTCCACCCGCCTCGATGACGCCGACTACGGCGCTCTGGTCCGTCGACTGCTGCAGGAGGCTGGTGTCGAGCCGGAGTTGCCGGGTCTGCCGGGCGGTGTCGAAGCCGTCACCCGGCACGCGTCCGACGGCCGTCGCTGGCAGTTCCTGCTCAACCACCGCGCGGACACCGTGCCGCTGCCGGATACCGCTCACGACCTGCTCACCGGCGCCACGGTCCACGAGCTGGCCCCCGGTGGTTGCGCGGTGCTGCGCAGGACCTGA
- a CDS encoding glycoside hydrolase family 43 protein — protein MSDTGPANPVIPGFHPDPSICRVGDDYYLACSSFEYFPGVPLFHSRDLVHWTQIGNALDRPSQLRLAADVPSSAGIYAPTLRHHDGRFWLIVTNVSEGGGNLVVTATDPAGPWSDPIRLPGVPGIDPDLAWDEEGTCWCTFAGVAQVRIDLHTGETYGTPRKLWSGVPGDKAPEAPHLYRMGDYWYLLIAVGGTERGHGVAIARGLTPSGPFEPCPANPILTHRGTDHPVQNTGHADLVQAPDGSWWMVLLGVRPGGGTPGWHVLGRETFLAPVTWVDGWPVVGEVALDLPELPWPLVPGPVEEPRDDFDLSELRPSWISVRDRPAELCTTKERPGWLTLRARGVDLDAPDVVFTGRRQQHLSCRARTLVDPSDGTGGLAVRLDERHHYAIEASGREVRVIARVGSLRTVVAAQAVPHGPVVLALTITDPPPPHDARTGPDVVSLGVEQPDGTFTVLATLDGRYLSTEVAGGFTGRVIGMYAAAGTVHFDWFDYEPLRP, from the coding sequence TTGTCAGACACCGGCCCCGCCAACCCCGTGATCCCCGGTTTCCACCCCGACCCCAGCATCTGCCGGGTCGGCGACGACTACTACCTCGCCTGCTCCAGCTTCGAGTACTTCCCCGGCGTACCCCTCTTCCACAGCCGTGACCTGGTGCACTGGACACAGATCGGCAACGCCCTGGACCGGCCGAGCCAGCTGCGACTGGCGGCCGACGTGCCGTCCTCCGCCGGGATCTACGCCCCTACCCTGCGCCACCACGACGGACGGTTCTGGCTGATCGTCACCAACGTGAGCGAGGGCGGCGGCAACCTGGTCGTCACCGCCACCGATCCCGCCGGACCGTGGTCGGACCCCATCCGGCTTCCCGGCGTGCCCGGCATCGATCCCGACCTGGCCTGGGACGAGGAGGGCACCTGCTGGTGCACCTTCGCCGGGGTGGCGCAGGTCCGCATCGACCTGCACACCGGCGAGACGTACGGGACACCGCGGAAGTTGTGGTCCGGCGTGCCCGGTGACAAAGCCCCGGAGGCGCCGCACCTGTACCGGATGGGCGACTACTGGTATCTGCTCATCGCCGTGGGGGGAACCGAGCGCGGCCACGGCGTGGCGATCGCCCGCGGTCTGACACCGAGCGGCCCGTTCGAGCCCTGCCCGGCCAACCCGATCCTCACCCACCGGGGCACCGACCACCCCGTGCAGAACACCGGGCACGCCGATCTGGTCCAGGCGCCCGACGGCTCGTGGTGGATGGTGCTGCTCGGGGTACGGCCGGGCGGCGGCACGCCTGGCTGGCACGTGCTCGGCCGGGAGACCTTCCTGGCGCCCGTGACCTGGGTGGACGGCTGGCCGGTGGTCGGCGAGGTCGCCCTGGACCTGCCGGAACTCCCGTGGCCTCTGGTCCCCGGACCCGTCGAGGAGCCGCGGGACGACTTCGACCTGAGCGAACTGCGCCCGTCGTGGATCTCCGTGCGGGACCGCCCGGCCGAACTCTGCACCACGAAGGAGCGCCCCGGATGGCTGACGCTCCGCGCGCGGGGTGTCGACCTCGACGCACCCGACGTCGTCTTCACCGGCCGGCGCCAGCAGCACCTGTCGTGCCGCGCACGGACCCTGGTCGATCCCTCGGACGGAACCGGCGGCCTGGCCGTGCGGCTGGACGAGCGGCACCACTACGCGATCGAGGCGTCCGGCCGCGAAGTGCGGGTGATCGCGCGCGTCGGCTCCCTGCGCACGGTGGTGGCCGCACAGGCCGTACCCCACGGGCCGGTGGTCCTCGCCCTCACGATCACCGACCCTCCGCCGCCGCACGACGCCCGCACCGGCCCCGACGTCGTCTCCCTCGGCGTCGAGCAGCCGGACGGCACCTTCACCGTGCTCGCGACCCTCGACGGCCGTTATCTGTCGACCGAGGTCGCCGGCGGCTTCACGGGCCGCGTCATCGGCATGTACGCCGCGGCCGGCACCGTCCACTTCGACTGGTTCGACTACGAGCCCCTCAGACCATGA